One stretch of Musicola paradisiaca NCPPB 2511 DNA includes these proteins:
- a CDS encoding HNH endonuclease family protein, which produces MIPVVLQAEPDDFDVEVRQKGHNWLIKKSISLNAPPPKASDLPNYWTHSNYSLWESYGGVCAYLAIYFEWVTGASSTDHFIAKSRNAGDAYEWNNYRLSSLGPNRNKNDFDDVLDPISLQPDTFVINFLSGEISPNYARYSQGSPYATQAESTITRLQLDSQEHRRMRTRHFDQYITGKWSLDGLHDESPFVYAEIMRQGLSDRSLLD; this is translated from the coding sequence ATGATTCCGGTGGTGTTACAGGCTGAACCTGATGATTTTGATGTCGAGGTACGCCAGAAAGGGCATAACTGGTTGATTAAAAAAAGTATTAGCCTTAATGCACCACCGCCAAAGGCTTCGGATTTACCCAACTACTGGACGCACAGCAATTATTCGCTTTGGGAATCTTATGGTGGTGTCTGCGCCTATCTGGCGATTTATTTTGAGTGGGTGACAGGGGCATCGTCTACCGACCATTTCATCGCGAAGTCCCGTAATGCCGGCGACGCCTATGAATGGAATAATTATCGCTTAAGTTCATTGGGGCCCAATCGCAACAAGAATGACTTCGATGATGTCTTGGATCCAATCAGTTTGCAGCCGGATACCTTTGTGATTAATTTCCTGTCGGGTGAGATTAGCCCCAATTATGCGCGGTATTCCCAAGGTTCGCCGTATGCCACGCAGGCAGAATCGACTATTACCCGGCTTCAGCTCGACAGTCAGGAGCATCGGCGGATGCGCACGCGTCATTTTGATCAATATATCACTGGGAAATGGTCGCTTGATGGCCTGCACGATGAATCCCCTTTTGTTTATGCTGAAATTATGCGTCAAGGATTGAGCGATCGATCGTTGCTCGATTGA
- a CDS encoding AAA family ATPase, which translates to MIHELRLANVGPASTMHLTFGNRLNLLTGDNGLGKSFLLDIVWWALTRRWPAEVNPKLAAGKKALPAFDLTGEEASIAFSFAGKVKTERYESHYESTYARREQSWTGRAGRPANPGLVLYAMADGSFAVWDPHRNYWRMQDGIDVQERVPAYVLNPTEVWDGLSGDERSWLCNGLIRDIASWQKEKGAAFRHINAVLKVLSPSTTEVLSLGELTRISLDDVREIPTLRMPYQKDVPVLHASSGMRRILALAYFLVWAWEEHQRAARLLGEDVSPQITFLIDEVESHLHPSWQRSIVPALLRVMGKLNAKAQVQLITTTHSPLVMTSVEPLFDAKRDAWFDLDFLNGAVVLARREFEKHGDVTNWLTSEAFDLKSGRPLEYERLVEDAATLLNQSDVSEKDLDAMYQQFLAALDAKDEFLFRWRFIRGKKVTPEKNDNKIKKGRKNDSGGVTG; encoded by the coding sequence ATGATCCATGAACTTCGCCTTGCCAATGTCGGGCCTGCCAGTACCATGCATCTCACATTTGGTAATCGGCTCAACCTGTTAACCGGCGATAATGGTTTGGGCAAAAGCTTTTTGCTGGATATTGTCTGGTGGGCGCTGACTCGTCGATGGCCCGCAGAAGTGAACCCTAAACTGGCTGCTGGCAAAAAGGCTCTGCCAGCGTTTGATCTCACTGGAGAAGAGGCAAGCATTGCGTTTTCGTTTGCTGGTAAGGTCAAAACGGAACGTTACGAAAGCCATTATGAGAGTACCTATGCCCGGCGTGAACAGAGCTGGACGGGTCGTGCAGGTCGGCCGGCTAACCCTGGATTGGTTCTGTACGCTATGGCGGACGGCAGCTTCGCCGTATGGGATCCGCATCGCAACTATTGGCGCATGCAGGATGGCATTGACGTGCAGGAGCGGGTTCCGGCCTATGTGTTAAACCCGACTGAAGTATGGGATGGTTTGTCGGGAGACGAACGCTCCTGGCTGTGTAACGGATTGATCCGTGATATTGCCAGTTGGCAAAAAGAGAAAGGCGCGGCGTTCAGACATATAAATGCTGTTTTGAAGGTGCTTTCCCCGTCGACAACCGAAGTGCTCTCACTGGGGGAACTGACCCGTATCAGTCTGGATGACGTGCGCGAGATCCCGACTCTCCGTATGCCTTACCAAAAGGATGTGCCTGTACTCCATGCTTCTTCGGGGATGCGGCGTATTTTGGCGCTGGCCTATTTTTTGGTATGGGCATGGGAGGAGCACCAGCGAGCAGCCCGTCTTCTGGGAGAAGACGTCAGTCCGCAGATTACGTTCCTGATTGATGAAGTTGAGTCCCATCTGCATCCCAGTTGGCAGCGCAGTATTGTTCCCGCTTTGCTGAGAGTGATGGGAAAGCTGAACGCCAAAGCGCAGGTACAGTTGATCACCACCACGCATTCCCCGCTAGTGATGACCTCGGTGGAACCATTATTCGATGCCAAACGAGATGCCTGGTTTGATTTGGATTTTCTAAATGGTGCGGTGGTGCTGGCGCGGCGTGAATTTGAAAAACACGGTGATGTGACTAACTGGCTGACCAGCGAGGCGTTCGATTTAAAAAGCGGCAGACCGCTGGAGTATGAGCGACTGGTTGAGGACGCGGCAACGCTGCTGAATCAGTCTGATGTATCGGAAAAAGATCTGGACGCGATGTATCAGCAGTTTCTGGCGGCTCTCGATGCTAAGGATGAGTTCCTGTTTCGCTGGCGGTTTATCCGTGGAAAAAAAGTAACGCCAGAGAAAAATGACAATAAGATAAAAAAAGGACGTAAAAATGATTCCGGTGGTGTTACAGGCTGA